TAGACTTCTCTGAACAGAACCCTCATAACTGCAGTGTTTATACTcctacaaaataaaaccattattataataatatagATTCTTTACTCAAGTCTAAAAAACAACATTAGGCAAAGTTAGAACAAAGTTTACATTATTTGAGAAGTAGTTTTGAGGTCTAAACCTAATAAAGACAGTATGTTATTCAATACTGCACTCtaaggtaattaaaaaatagatcCCCAAGGCTCCATTACTAGTAGTTTATAGACATCTACTCAAAAGTTCACATACAGGTTCATGGAAACTAAAAGGAATTATTCAATGAATTTTGCTTCTAAAatggaagtttaaaaatacacaaaggcttattttcactttttaatattttatttggctACTGGTGTTCAAAAACCAAGTTTGCACAAAATCTCACGGAAAAATATAATCGAAGAGCATCGAGGTGTTGTATTTTATCCCTACTACGAATCCAAATTCCCAGATTTTCTTACAGTCTCTGGCATGTCATTCTCTGGCTGAAGAAATGGAAGATCGGAAAGATAGCTATGGTGGTGATATAactacacaggaaaaataactacaaaatacagtaaaagtATACATTTAATAGcttattgtttgtttttaagggtGATCACAAGAGCTGAAAAAAGCAACCCAAGTGTGACTCTATTAATTGACTTCTATAGCTGGTgtgccttattttttttcttatctagATAATAGCTCTGCCATCTTAACTTGGCCTTTGGTAGTCTTTGGTCAGACATTGCCTTATGCCAAGTTATTTTTGAGTTAGTTTAGAGCAGTCTATTCTTCAGCCTCACAATAAAGACTAGAGCCAGCCCATAACGCTGTAGTGTTAGGGGATTGACACCAAAGTGCCAACAGGGCAGAAGGGCAGAAAAGTCTTCcttcatagaatcgtagaatggttaggCTTGaaagtgaccttaaagatcatctagttccaactccccctgccatgggcagggatgccttccactagaccgagttgcccaaggctttgtccaacctggccttgaacactgccagggatggggcatcaacaacttttctgggcaacctgttccagtgcctcaccaccctcacagtaaagaacttctctatatctaatctaaatctatcctctttcagtttaaagccatttccccttgtcctgtcgctacatgcccttgtaaaaagtccctctccaggtttcttgtagcccctttaggtactggaaggctgctctgaggtctccccagagccttctcttctccaggctgaactttctcagcctgtctccataggatAGGTGctcctctgatcatcttcatgatCTCCTCTGACTCACTcgagcagctccatgtccctcttctGCTGGATATCctagagctgaacacagtactccaagtgaggtctcacaagagcagagtagaggggcagaatcacttcccttgacctgctggtcacactccttttgatgcagcccagggtacggttggctttctgggctgcaagtgcacactgctggctcatgttgagcttcttgtcaaacACTgcctccaagtccttctcctcagggctgctctgaattcaTTCTCTTCCCATCTTGTATTTGTGCTTAGGATTGCCCTGAGCCAGGTGCAGGACGttgcactttgccttgttgaacttcatgtgGTTTGTGCTGGCCCAgctctcaagtgtgtcaaggtccctctggatggcatcccttccctccagcgtgtcaatcgcaccacacagcttggcgtcattggcaaacttgctgagggcgcactcaatcccactgtccacgttAATGACAAAGGCTTGAGGCTAACACAAGTGCCTTGAGGCTAACACAAGTACTGCGAGGAGCACTCAGGGAGAGCTCACCATCGCTTTGAGTagttttcagaacagaattCCTATTTAAATTCAGCAAGATAATAGACCCCTTACATTCAAGCATGAGGAAAGGTAAAAGCCCCACTCTCTTTCCTAAGACCCATAAAGTCTAGGTTGAAGCATTGTTCCAAATGCCAATTTAAAAGTGAATACAATTCAAGGGTGCTATCCGAAGCTTTGTGGCATGGCCAGGCTCTGcgcaaagcagcacagaataGCACAGCAAGCATTAAATGAGCTCATGCAGATGACAGAAAGCCTAGTCACCGACAGGAGTTTTGCAAGGAATAATTTATCCCACCTTTTACAAAGCCAATTAAATCATAATGACCTCCTGTAGCAAGACTCAACTAAGTAGCTTGCAGTACcaaaaaaagatagaaaacaAGAGAGGAAATTCTCAGTAATGCAGCATCATACCAGAGCCTGCAGTCCAGGACAGTGGCACctggcagccctgcagagagctTCAGCCGTCTTTGCTATTTGATGCTTCAGCTTTTCAAGCAGCCCATGGCAGAGCATTCAATCAGCAAAGTTTTTCCACAATTTTGATGGGGAAAGatactattatttttatgtgaGTGATTCTTGTTTGGAAAGGCAAAATGGCGAGGATGGCAAGGAAACACAACCAGACATTTTCCCCTGGTTTGGTAGCAATCGATAGAGCCATTCACATCACCGAGAGAATATAGCCAGCTCAAAGCAATTTTCTCAGGGCGAGAGGccacagaaacaacaaaattgccagcagcagaagctcCAATTCCCAGTGAAAGGATTCCCAAGGTTGTACAGAAAGTAATGAATATCAATTCTGCTGCAATATTATTTACCTCCTAGGAGAAAACACTCTCCAGCACTCAGGCTCAAACAcctccaaaaggaaaaaacaacagaaagatgCTAGCCAGAGAGCAAACTGGGGGATCTGTTCAGCAGCTATACCTGTGTCATGTGCCTCATTTCTCTTTAGCACCCTGCCACAGGAAGCTTGGCAAAAATGAAGATGGTCTcagcactgctcctgctgagcaCCCTCCTGGGTACCCCCATGGCACCTGCCCAGCATCCCTCTTGTTACAGAAGAGCCCTCAAAGACCACAACTGTGACAGCATCCCCGCAGGCAGGGAAAACCTTCGTCAAATCGATGATGGTCTGCAAAATCActtttgggaagggaagggctgTGACATGATCTGTTACTGCAGCTGGAATGAATTGCTCTGCTGCCCAAAGTAAGACTACACTCATTTTATATAAACCTGTACTGTTCTGTGTGACTGCCCATTATATATCCATCATTTTACAGTTTCCACTGGTGGaataagcttttaaagaaatgcatcaCCTCACATGGTTTGAAATTACATCAAGAGAGCCAATTATCTACTACACCAacagttttcaggttttgttttccagggtCATATCCAGGACTTGCTTAGTATATTGAGTAAACCTCCATGCCCTATTATAGGGGACTTCATCATTTAAATCACCCAACTTTTGACTCTCCTGTTTGATCTAAACTGAGCATGAGAACTACACCAAATCTTAATTCACAGCACTTTGCAAAGATTTCAGGACCATAAACAGAACTATTTGATTTCTGTTCCACATTAAAGAACTGTATTGCTATTCTAAGGCATAGGCACATATGTCAGTTGAATAAATGAATCGTAAAGACAGCTGTTTAAAGtaggaaagcaaaaagggaGCACAGAGGCTCACAAACAAATGCCTGCAAGGCAGGGTAAAGATTTAGCCCAAGAACGTAAACAGTTCTCTAGCTCACTGGCACTGCTGACAAAGCTGAACAGTGAAGTTCTCGCTGAACACGGGTTTTGTCATCgttattttacagaaagaatgTACATCGCAACAAAATTAATATTGAGTTAATAAACACCACCGACCCATACTGGCTTGaagtaataaaatgtattaagaTGTATTATTTAATTCAGCTTTCCAGCAACATCTTTTATTCAggaaatttagattaaaaataccAACACTGCAAAACTTACTAATGCTTCAGGGACACTGGAATGTAATGGCATTATATAGGCAAGCAAAAATGACTTCCAATATGTGCTCCTCTTACTACGCAAGTTTCTCAAGTCCCCTAAAATTCAGTAAAAGGTGACTTTTCAGCACTCCTGTGGGGGACTATGTCTGAACCAAGTGGGAATGACTTCTACAGCTAGAAACCTCATGTTCAAACTGAGCGCAGTTTAAATaagtttttcatctttcacCTTTCCTAAAACCAGATATGGTGTCCTGACCTGAAGCACCCTTTGGGTGTCTAGCTTCAATCTCTGAACTTTGAGCAGCCTAATAAGGCCTCTTACTTTGATACAAATACATAAGGTGGTTTTACTTCAACCATCCTGAGGTACAGACAACCTACATTGCAGGTCTACTCTCAAGACAAATTGCACTCCACAGTACGCGTGAACATGCTGAATGCATGCACACACTTTGTTTTTGTAATATTATGTATTTTCTAAGTTTACTTTCTCCAAGATAAAATTCCAGAATGGAGTCTGCACTGTTCAGTCAATAAAAAGTTTTGCCATCTCTTCCAAGTCAGGCCAGCAGAGGTAGAAATGCAGTATCTACATCTAGACTTGCAATTACGCTTGCATTGCTGGAAGTGCAACCCACAAACACAGTAATCCCATGTATACCCCATCATAAGTTAAAAAATCGACAACTAGAAATGCATGCCATGTTAAAGCTCTGATAAGCCAATGATCTAATCATTTAAATATCTGATAATATCTTTCAGGGATATTTTCTTTGGACCAAAGATATCTTTTGTGATCCCCTGCAACAGTCAGTGATGGACATCAAGTCTGCCAGTGAAGACAACAGACATCATTCTACAATCACATAACAATGCTTTcaagggggaaaacaaaaccactaccATAAAAAACTTCATTCTAACCACAAGACAGTGCCTCTTTTTAAACTgtggaaaaaatcctttttataCCTTTTCATAATCTCAAATATGTAAGAAGTTCTCCTGTTAAATTTGGTAGCTGACTTAAATTTCCATAATGTGTTAAAGACTGTACAAGCTCGTAATGCATTCTAATATGCATCCCCCAGCAAAAAGCCTAACTCCTGTTACTCAGCCCAACATTCTCAACTAGTCTGGATGGAGAAACTTCAAGCCTCAGTCTTCACGTCATTAGGAAGGTGACTCCTGTAGCAacccactgcagcacagcttcctgttgctttgccatcacaCACTTAATGCCGTTTTAAGCTGAAGCTACTCAGTCCCTGGCACTTCTGCAGACAGGTTCCCACAGCCTATTTAGGCATCTTAAAATTACATGCACCTACAAAAGgcaaaatttcacatttaaaaattccACGGGGTGTGGGAAGTAGTAAAAATGCACATTAATAGTACACTAAAGCATACTTATATGTCTAACTGGTCACCTGCATTAACTATGCAATCTGTAAAACCTTACATTGCTTAATCTTAACATTGAGCATTTAAAATGCTAGAATGGTTACAATACCATATATACTGAATACAGAAAGACATCTAAAGAAGATGGGACAGCCATAAAGTCTGTTAAGGCAACATAAAAATCTACACTTAAGCAGTTTTTTTAATCAAGCTTTGTTTGAAATACAGTACTCCAGAATTAAGTTTAAAtgctggctttttatttttgggCTAGCCCTGCAAGGCAATAGCTAgggaaggaaagacaaagagGTATCTCAAAATATTAGAAGTAATCATCTTAATGTTTAAGGGGTATCATGATCTAGGCTGTAGATAGTCACCTCTCAATGCCTGCCAACACCAATcacagcacaagagaaaaacagccAAGAATTTACATGCCTTTTTAAGTTTAGGGAAAGCCACTCAAACAAGCCAGACTTACAGGCAGTAAGCCTGGCTTATTGCCTTACGTACAAAACGTCTTTGGCTATCAAGTCACTCACACAGAAGATCTGTAGTACTGAAGTAACTGTTTAGTCTTTTCCACTCAAAAAGTGTACTATCTAATAATCTTAAACCATTACACCACAAAATCTGCTACCACCAGCTTACCAGTCTGATTTCACATGCAGTATGAAATATCACAATgactatttttcttcctctgttagTAAACCAGGGTTGGATGGTGAGGGAGGGAGGTGATTATACACAGCTAATAATAAATGTTTCAAGTAAATCTGTGCATCCTATTTTTGCCAAGTAATTTTTAGGCTACTGACTGTTAAACAAACAGTTTGTGTCACCAGgctttttaagctttttaagCCTGGTTTGTGTAATTATTCTCCAGTCTTCTAGGCTTCCTACCAAATCATCAATTAAGGGTAAAAAAACTCCATAAATCTGACAACCCACAGTCAAAATATTCAAAGTCAGTGCTCTGCTAAGAAAACACATGGTATCTGCTCTTGTGCAAAGTCCTCTATAACCTTCTAGCAGTAACAAGGGCACATAACTTCTATCAGTTGTGCCCTCTAGTTTCTATATGAATCATGTCACATATGCCTGGCATTCACAGCTTTCCAAAGCAGCCGTagcaaaaaaaataaggcagatGCAAATCTGGGTAGTAAAGTTAGTAGGTGGATCTCAGTTACTTTCCTTCCATCATTCCTGGAAAATCCATAACCCACTGAAgcaaaattctgctgctttccacatGTAGCAGGATATGGTCAATTTAGGGTACTACTTTAAGATTGATTTCCCATAGaaacttgcttttgtttctctcatCCCAAAGCTTCTTCTATATGTCCTGTCAGGCCTAGGTGAGAACATTAACCCCTGCCAGGCACTCAGAGAAAAAGCCTTTGTCCTTTGGATGCCCCTGGCTGTTTATGCAGCTATTACTTTGAATGTGACAAGCTGAATTTGTGCAGATATTTAGTAAACAACTTCACAGTCACTATAGTGAAACGGGCACTAAAACATCTCTTCAAAGGAATACCAATTTTAGCTGCTACTAGCTAGGTATCACCAACTGTCTTGAACTTCAGCCAACACTGCAGAACTTTATTGTGGAAATACATAAGACACTGCAAGTGACAGAAATAAGGCCACTGAGAGCTACTGGGAAGGCAGCCAGTTTGAGGTTAGGGTTTATGGTTTATCATCATTCAATTCTATGCAACTGTCACAggtcagaaaaagcaaagtgcAGCATCTTAGTTATAGTGATGCCAGCAAAACAGTAGTTTTCAAATAACTCACAAGATTAACACCGAGCAAATTAGATCacagaaattctgctttctcatttttgcCCAAATTAACAAAAACCTTTTAAACATCCGATATGGCTAAGAGTTGCGACAAATGCTAACTGAACAAGCTGAAGCTGTGTTCTCTTCTGCTTTAAGAACTGTTTTCCTTCCACCTTTTCTTCAATTTATGCGCagttgaaaggagaaaaataatattccaTACACCACACATTTAGACTGGCACAACAGttaaatgacaataaaaaatCACTCATAATATCATCTTCAACATCAGACTTTAAAAGatattcaaataaaagcaatagTATTGCTGGATATTTTTCTCATATATTATCATaagttttgttgtggtttttttcggttttggtttttttttttgttcgtttggtggtgttttttggtttttttttggtgtttgttttttttttttaacgggCCTGAGCTAATGCatgcaatgaaaaagaaacagtatgcCTATTAGAAGATACTGTATTGACCCAGCACAGACTCCGTTTTCCATTCTCCAATTAAGTTCCTAGCAGCAGCCTATGTAGATGAATGGAAAAGTCAGCAGCTAAAGGATTTCTTCCCGAGTGGAAGGATTTCTCGGCACAGTAAGCCACAGCAGTCTTTTCATCCCACTTACAGCTTTGAAATTTGagagctgcatttttttccccattttaacATAGGAGCAAGGCGGACTCAGTGCTTGGAAGCACATATCCCAGCAGTGACAAGATGAATACACACATCAGAAAAGCCCCCCTCAATTCTTgtttcaagaggaaaaataaaatgttattcaACCATTTCTGCCCAGCTAACAACTGAACTGTCATTTAAAGCCTTTTACCTTAGGAAAAAGAACCTATTGCCAAGTCTGCTacagatttggggttttttttttaaaggcatctCATCATGAGAACTTGAAGTACATCCATAAATATATCCTCGGCAcactttaattgaaaaatattttaatattattacaTAGTTAGTCAAAGCTTAACTATTAGGTACGAGTAACTCAATAAGTTACAGACACATCCACTCGAGTAACAGTATCAgtgatatttatttaaaatacttttgctgAGGAAATTTGTTTTATAAGAGATGGTTTTCAAACAAATCAGCAAggttatgaaaaataaaacagacacAAAGTCTCTGGGGAGAAAAAGTTACAAAGAAAGCTTCTGCATATCAACAAAACCTCAGTCTTTTGATTTGCAGCCTGAGCCTCAGTCCCAGCCTTTTCCGTCTAATGAACCCCACTATCCATTTTTAGATCTGGcttgttcttttcattcttcaCCGAGTAGATGAAATATGCTAAGGTGTCCTTTTCATTCACTGGAATTGTCCTAAAGTGGCAGCCAATTATCTATAAAGGAAGAAtgcaaggaaattaaataaCCACTCCTATATGCAGTAACTGAAGATTCAGTCTGAAATTGACTACATTAAACTTTAAAAGATTAAtaaagaagcttaaaaaaaaaaaaaaaagctacctCTCGTCAAAAGTCTTTTATagtaataaaaaagataaataggAACCATTTTACTGAGAAGTATGAACTAAATACAGCAGCGTTACCCTAATTTCCAAAGTAAAAAGCCCAGAAAATtcgggggtggggggtggaAGCTCTCAAAAGCAGCATAGGAGTATCATTACATCTATGTAGTTTAAGCTTGACTATAAAACTATAAAGCAAGTAATGACTGTAGAATATCAACAGAgtaacagcacagaaatgggAGGCTACTGCTCATCACTCAggttgggggggagggggagtaCGTCTGTGTCAACTCACAAAAAGAAACATCCAATACAATGCAAGAATCTTCAAAATTTATAATTGAACATTCAGATCTTCAAAATACTATCAATGAAAATTCACTATGCTGGAACGACCAAAATATGATGTTCTCTAAACACActttttgaataatttttcGTGATTCCATTCCATTCCAGAAGTCCTTCCCTTCACCAAAATGAACATCAGCTCTAAAAGAAAGCATGCAAAATATTATACCTGCCTGAGTCTATTCTCTGGCTTTTTGCAGAATATTGTGTTAGACTGAACTTAGCAAGCAAGAAACATGGAATTGCTCATTTAACTACCACAGAATGCAAGTATAAATGTTTAGCCTGATTAGCAAGTTAGGAAGCTTTCTAAACCCCACCCTCCTAAAAAAGACATCGCAAAGAAACAGTTTGAGAGAGTCCTTTGAAGTGAACTTTAAGTAACAGCCAAAGGAGTGTCTATGATATGTTAAGACAGGTTACAGGGAATCACATGCACTGTAAACTACACAAGTTCTGCAGCTATGGTTCACAAAGACCTGCATGTCAGTCAAACCAAGCACAtgacagaagcagctttgccGGTCTACACCATGCAGTAAGAATAACCCAGTGCAAATACCTAGAGAGGTACCTAAAGCAGACCCTCCAAAATGCCAGTTGTGCAGAACAAAAACTGCTTGTGCTTTTTCAAATCACATTACTGCTAATTCAAAAGCTAGCTGTACCTCAACTCACAtataagaaaacagaagtctgaTTTTACATTCTTACTTGTagtggcagcagctcagccttgAGATCTCGCATACATTTAAGAATCTCACTTTTAATCCACACAAATTAAGGCAGACACCAACAAAATGTCTGCACTGGAGTACAACTGAGTATCACTGCACGAAAGTGAAAGCACAGTGGCTATACCTCCCTTTTAAAAAGAGGATCACCAGTTCTCCCACATACTTACATCAGCATGCTGTAACTGCATCTTTGCAGCACGGAAGAAATCCTTGAAATTATACTTTTATGCAGCAAAGATGCTTATGTACAGCTGTACTCACACAGCTCCAGCATTTTTTGAAATATTGATAAAAA
The window above is part of the Strigops habroptila isolate Jane chromosome 7, bStrHab1.2.pri, whole genome shotgun sequence genome. Proteins encoded here:
- the SCRG1 gene encoding scrapie-responsive protein 1, with the translated sequence MKMVSALLLLSTLLGTPMAPAQHPSCYRRALKDHNCDSIPAGRENLRQIDDGLQNHFWEGKGCDMICYCSWNELLCCPKDIFFGPKISFVIPCNSQ